In one Antennarius striatus isolate MH-2024 chromosome 1, ASM4005453v1, whole genome shotgun sequence genomic region, the following are encoded:
- the homer2 gene encoding homer protein homolog 2 isoform X2, with the protein MTFTKTSQKFGQWADSRANTVFGLGFASEQQLAKFAEKFQEVKEATKQLKDKSQEKVETLSNHSQESGRETPSTTQATSINGTDDEKISHVGPEAAVLKTENDRLKSAVEQSNINAKKCETELQTLRENNARLVDALQESSANVESWKKQLSSSKEESDALRAKIAELEAQCHDADQEKQKNSQLSVRVQELEAELNDKQQELENLRKQAEIIPQLMAECETVSTKLQAAEMKNNELEGKLGCLQVDIEDSRQKQGNMKGELKKFMDILDGKIDELHEFRQGLSKLGADN; encoded by the exons ATGACGTTCACCAAGACATCGCAGAAGTTTGGCCAGTGGGCGGACAGCAGAGCAAACACTGTGTTTGGGCTGGGCTTTGCTTCTGAGCAGCAACTGGCCAAG TTTGCAGAGAAGTTCCAGGAGGTAAAAGAAGCCACGAAGCAATTAAAGGACAAATCTCAGGAGAAGGTGGAAACGTTGAGTAATCACTCTCAG GAGTCTGGACGTGAAACCCCCTCCACCACCCAGGCAACCAGTATTAATGGGACAGACGATGAGAAAATCTCTCATGTTGGTCCGGAAGCTGCTGTACTAAAGACGGAGAATGATCGTCTCAAGAGTGCAGTGGAACAGAG CAACATCAACGCCAAGAAGTGTGAAACGGAGCTGCAGACTTTAAGAGAAAATAATGCCAGACTGGTGGATGCACTGCAGGAGTCCTCTGCTAATGTAGAGAGCTGGAAGAAACAACTGAGTAGCAGCAAGGAAGAGAGTGACGCTCTCAGGGCGAAG aTCGCTGAACTCGAAGCTCAGTGCCATGACGCCGATCAGGAGAAGCAGAAGAACTCCCAGCTGAGCGTACGAGTGCAagagctggaggcggagctaaacGATAAACAGCAG GAGCTTGAGAACCTGAGGAAGCAGGCAGAGATAATCCCTCAGCTTATGGCGGAGTGTGAAACCGTCTCTACAAAACTACAG GCTGCAGAGATGAAGAACAACGAGCTGGAGGGGAAGTTGGGATGTCTTCAGGTGGATATAGAGGACAGCCGACAAAAGCAGGGCAACATGAAGGGCGAGTTGAAGAAGTTCATGGATATTCTGGATGGGAAGATAGACGAGCTGCATGAGTTCAGACAGGGGCTCTCCAAGCTGGGTGCTGATAACTGA